The genomic region AAAGGCGAAAGAAATCATCAAGATGGCGGTTGTCAAGGCTGCATTGACCGTGCCTCTGCAGAAGTTCGAAGTGCCTGTGACGGATAAAGCCATGGTCATCGGAGGGGGCGTTTCCGGAATCCATGCCGCTCTTGACCTCGCCAATATGGGATATAAGACGTATCTTGTCGAACGTGATGAGAGTATTGGCGGCCACATGGCTCAGCTCGACAAGACCTTCCCCACACTGGACTGTTCAATCTGTATCGAGGGGCCGAAGATGGTCGAGGCGGGACGACACGCCAATATCGAAATCATCTCTTTTGCGGATGTCGTACATGTGGATGGGTACGTTGGAAACTTCGAGGTGAGAATCCAAAAGAATCCCCGATACGTCATCCAAGATAATTGTACAGGCTGCGGCGAGTGTTCAGATGTCTGCCCAGTAGAGTATCCTAATGCGTGGGAACAGAATCTGGGAACGCGAAAGGCAATTTCCGTCCCATTCCCACAGGCTGTCCCTCTCGTGTACACTATAAATCGCGACCACTGTATCGAGTGTTACAAGTGTGTTGATGTCTGTGGCGAACGGCAGGCTATCGACTTCGAACAGGAGCCTGAAGAGATTGAAGTGGAGGTGGGAACTATCACAGTGGCTACAGGCTATCACTCCATGTACGAACCAGTCAGGGGAGGAGAGTCTGAGGCGGCTCAAGAAGGGTATTATGGTTACGGGAAATTCGAGAATGTCATAACCGCCCTTGAAGTAGAGCGACTCATCTGTGCGGGCGGACCCACAGGAGGAGAAGTCATTCGTAGGTCTGATGGGAAACACCCTCATCGTGTAGGCTTCATCCAATGTGTGGGCTCTCGAGATGTCAATAAGTACGAGTATTGCTCCAATTTCTGCTGCATGTACACTCTGAAGAATGCCATTCTCATCAATGAGCACGAGCCTGATACTGAGATATTCATCTGGTATATCGACATGAGGACTCCTGGAAAGGGATATGAGGACTTCTACACCAGAGCAAGAGAAGCCGGCTTCACGTTCATCAAGGGCAGACCACACAAGGTCATCGAGGACCCCGAAACCAAGAACCTGATTGTACGTTCTGAAGATGTGCTCCTCGGGAAAGAGGTAGAGGTAGAGGTTGACCTGCTAATCCTAGCTACGGCTGGTGAGCCAAGCTTTGGAACTGGGGAGCTCGGCGCGAAACTCCATATCACCAGAAGCGCCGACGGATTCTTCATGGAGGCACATCCGAAGCTCAAACCCCTCGATACAGCTGTGGATGGAATCACCCTGTCCGGTGCCTGTCAGGGTCTCAAGGACATACCTCACTCAGTATCAGCTGGCAGCGGTGCAGCGTCGCGTGCTGCGACCATCCTGTCGAAAGATACCGTTGAGATTGAGCCCATTGTAGCTGTGGTTGACCCTGACAAGTGCATGAATGTGGATCGAAACTGTGGCATCTGTGTGGACAAATGCCCCTATGTTGCCATCACAGCAAAAGACGGTAAGGCTGCCGTTATCAACGTAGCCAATTGTCATGGCTGCGGTACATGTGTTGCGTCTTGTCCCCACGATGCCATTGAGCAGATGCACTTCACTGACCCTATGATTTTCTCGCAAATCAGAGCAGCACTGGAGGACAAGCCCGAGGAAAAGATTCTGGTCTTTGCCTGCAATTGGTGCTGTTATGGTGGGTCTGATCTTGCAGGAACAAGCAGGTTCACCTATCCTCCCAATTCACGCATCATCAGAGTGATGTGTTCCGGCAGGGTGGACACGGACTTTGTCGCAGAGGCCTTCAGACTTGGTGCTGGAGCAGTCATGGTGGGTGCATGCCACAGACCCACAGACTGTCACTACATCAGCGGAAATATTATCGCATATGAGAGGTTCCAACGCTACCATAAGGTGCTTGAAAGAGCAGGAATCAGCACCGAGAGATTCCTATGGAAGGAAATCTCCGCAGCTGAGGGACTTGTCTTTGCAAGAACAATGGAAGAGCTGAATCAGAGGCTTGAGGACATCGGTATCGACAGGATCAAGGAAGAGAATGAAAAGGCGAGGAATAGAATCTCAGCACCTCTAAAGAGGAAGGGGCTCATTCCAAAAAGCGAGAAGACAGAACAAGAAGAGTAATCCTGTATCGAGAAATCAGGTTCTCTCGCGCGTTCTCCTCGGATAGCCTCCGAGCTGAGATAGATGATTCTCCCCGTTCGTTGGTGAGGGCGAATCCCATCGTGGCCAACAGCTTCCCGAGGCATCTGTCGCAATTATCGAACTCGAGCGCGGAGAGGGTCGCTGATGAGGTCCTTGTGGAATACGCTCAGGCACTGGTGAAAGACGGAAAATCCTCTGTAGCGAGAAAACATGTGAAAGAAGCTATCAGCATCTACGAGAAGCAACTGCAGAAATGGAATAGTGATAGTATTCGTGCTGAACTCGAAACGGCGAAAGAGTTACTGAAACAAATCGAAGAGTGTGAGTAGCCAAACGGCCGGTCAACTCAACATTGTAAAACATCTGCAAAATATAGAGGGTGCTCAACAGTGCCAGGAGGGCAAACTCCCTGTTCTCTAACCTGCCCGCGGGCCCGATACTTCAGCTGCTCTACCTCTACGAGGTAGAAACGTAGGAGGTGATTGATGGAAGCGATAATATGCTCATCTATTGGATGTTTAAGGGGAGAGTTCTATGGGTAAAGAGTGTTCATTCATAATTGTTCTGAAGAGTCTGAAACTGCATGCTTTCTTAGCCATGCGGCGCTAGTATCGATTTCAACCTCTCCTTTTGCTATTGAAATACACATATCTTCAGCATCATCAATGTCTATCATTAAATAATGACCATTGAAAGCAAGAAAAAGCGCAGTAGTCAGCCATCCCGTTCTTTTATTACCATCAACAAATGGATGTTTGTCAATTATGCAATGCAACAGGGCCGCAGCCTTTTTCCAAATAGAGGGATATGGATCAAATCCGTAGTATTGCTTGACTGGGATTTCCAAACAATCAACCAAGTCTGATTTACATAAGATTCCGGACTCGCCCCCGTATCGTTCCAGAGATTGTTCATGTATTCTCATTACCTGACTTATTGATAACAATCTCAAATAGAACTGCCCTCTCTAATGGACTACTAACCAGCTAATCTTCTCAGCAACTCATCATATTTTTCAAATGCCTTCTCAAGGGCTTCTTCAAACTCATCATCAGGAATTTGTGAATCTATTCTACGAGGGGTCGTAGTCATTATTGGGACTCTAATAGAGACCTGGTGATTTGAGTCAACTCCAGTTGTTTCAATTTCAGAACTCATTTCTGCTGAAGTGGAGTCCAACATCTGAGAGGCAGAGGTAAGGCCTGATGTATCATCTTCTGGATTTTCTTCAATCTCTTCATATGACATTTAATGGCCACCTCTTATGTTATTATTAGGTGATTTTCTACTAAATCTTTTCATTCTGGAACCATCCTTCCTCTAGCACTCGTTCTTGATACCCAATGGTAGGTTGAGGAATGGCAGGAGGTTTTATTTCGACACGATTTATTTCCTTTCTTGTTCTAAATACATGGGTCAATCCAGTGGTTTCAATAATAGCTCTATTCAATTCAGCAACAACTGAGTCGCCCTCATTAAGTTCCGATTCTGGATGGTAGGGTTGATTCAATAACAAAGCTTGAACATACAAATTAAAAAGATTCATCACCAGTTGTTCTGTCGCCAAATCTGCCTCTTCGATGTTGAGTTCAAGCGTTTCAATTGCTTCTCGGCGCCCCATCAAATAGTTGTGTGAGAATCGTTCCTCCGTCAGGATCTTAACAGTTTTTTCAATTTGGTTTTCATCATCCATATGCATTGATAAAAGGGATTCTCCAAAAAAGGATATCTGCTGTCTAGATCGATATACTGACCCAAGTGCAATGGGGTGAACTTTATTCGTAAGTTCTTTGAAAACTTCCAACCTAGATTTTTCACTCTTTAGGTCGAAAGATTTTTCGGCCAAGCCAAGAAAACCCATTACGTCTTCTACCGAAATTGGAACTTGTCGCGTGTTGCCCTTTGGAGCACCAGGGACTTGAAGTATCGGAGCAAAAGGTGTTCCAACTGATGGGTCTATAGGACTCAAAAGCCCCAATCTAGTCATAAATATGCTATCTGCACCCAAGGCGATTAGTGTCGCGCAGCTGAGAGCCTTAGAAGGGATAATAATTCTGAATTCATCAGTGAACTCCCTAATCAGATTCACCAAAGCAAAACCAGCCATGGTGATTCCCCCGGTACTATAGAGCATCAAATCAATGCGATTCTGTTTTCCCATTTTTGTTAGATGTTTACTAAGAGGTGTTAGAATATCACTGGCAATTTTTGTTTCAGCGTTTCTTCGGTCACCCAAAATACAAACTATTAATCGAGATTTTCGAGTGTCTTCAATCTCCTCTATTAGCCGTAACCGATTCTTCTTCAATGCTGTGGACATAAACCTTCAATTGATTCATTGAGTCGAACATAAATAAACCTCTTCAATATGCTATTTAACTTGGAATGAATAAGGAAGAATGTCAAAGATATCTCAATAATTGTCAATCTACCACTCCTTTAGTCGAAAATCAGAAATCCACGCAGGACATACATGAGATAATTGGCTTAACCAATATGCCCCCTTTCCAAAGAGTCGTAACAAGGTCCGACCTGTCTGTGGGGGGAACGGAGAGTACAATTCGTTGAATGCAAGAATTACTCTCACGCTCTTCCCCGTCCTATCGATGCAGAGTGAGTGAACCCAACTGCGGAAACTTCTGTGTTCCACCCTTACCCTGCCAGCGTCGCCGCTCCCACGGTACCCGCAGGCCCGTGAGTCAGCAGGGGCTTCGTCCGCGTTCACTGGAACGGGGTTCCTCCCGCGGTCCTGGCTTCCGTCTCCTGTCGTCATCCCGGGTCATCACTCCTGGCGACAGCGAGGTCTTCCACAGTTCTTGCCGTGACATGGTTGGCATTTGTCAGTCTGCTACAATACTTTATATGATTAGGAGAAGCATAGTAGCTATATTGAGGGGAGCGATGTAGACTCTATTATAGCGCTCAACTGGCTCATTTCTCTCTGTGGAATTGTGATATTGTTCGCTTCGGTGCACGTGGGGCGGGTTTTGGTCGTTCAACCCGTAGAAACTCAGTTCCCTCTGATGCTCCTCATAGCTGCACTCTCAATCATCACCCTAGTGGGAGTGGTCGGACGGAAGCAGGAGGAGAGCGACATGCCTCGATACGAACTGCAGACGAAGATGGTGGCGTTCTCCGCAGTCGCTACCCTTCTCCTTGTTCTCTTTGTGCTGATAGGCTTTCCCCCGCCCGGAATGGATCCTGCAGTACCCTTCATATTCGTAATTCCCTGGGTGGCCTTTGTCATGGTGCTGTTGCTGCCCGTTGAGGTGGCATGGAAAATGCATGAAACGTATATCGACAGGCTAGCGCATGAGGTAGCCAAGCAGATTGAGAAGCGACAAGAGCAAGAATACAATCGTGCCCTTCACTCGCAAGAAACACTCAGAGTTACTATAGAGGGGGCACAAGCCATCTGGTTATCAAAGAAAATCAAGTCCGCGATAACTGCTATCTCGATTAATTGGTCATCACAGAGGTTTTCGCTGATTCTGAAGCTGAACTGGAACTGCTTGTCAATCAAGGAGGTACTAATCTCACTGGCACCATTCAGTTCATCTGTCGAGAAGAAAATTGTGTCAATACTGCATGTGTGTTGTTCACACTAGGAGTAAGTCCACTTCTGATAGACAAGACGAATCTCCAGTGTGTGCGTATGCCCCGTGAATTGACTGAGTACAGCCTGCCTCTCAGCAAGAAGCAGGGACGTCCAACCTGTCTGCAGTAAGGTAGTGAGTGAGTTCACACCAAGTGAGACTTCTGCGTTCCACCCTTTTCAAGCTCGGTGTCGCCACACGCTTATCAACCACAAAGGTCGACAAGGGAGCCTGAATTTTGTCTGACATCATCAGGACACGGTCCCTCCTTCAGACGGGGCTTCTGTCTCCTGCTGTCCTCTGGTTGCACCTTTACCAGCAGCAGCGAGTGTTTCCGCAGTTCTTGCCACGGCTGGGCCGTAATCGCTCTCATTAGCATTGTCACCAAAACTCATGAGGTCCATCTGGACAAAGCGAACAGCCGCGGACTCCCCCTGACCTTGTGCAGAGCCGTTAGGGGGGAGTTGGGGCTTCCGTTTGGAAGGAATCTTCCGCCCGGCCTTCGGGGCTGGGGCTCGCTCAGGAGTCACCCAACGCCCTAGCCCGTTCTCATCCCGGGTAAGTGAAGGAATGAGCGTGATAAGGCGACGTGCGATGTTGAGGGATCCGTTTCGGTCAGCGTTCGTTCTAAAACCACAAGAACAGACGAACAGCGACTGTCGAGGCCGCTGTCCTTTCTGACCACATTTCCAGCACATTATCGAGGTCCAAGCCTCTGGTACAGTATGGAACCGGGCATTTCTTCCGTCAGTTTGCCACCCCATTTGAAGGAGTCCATGGCTAAGCATCTCACTGATTCTAGCGAAAGACCAACGGTGAATCATGCCCCGGAAGTGTGGGCCACGGTAGTTTCCCTTCCGTGCTTTCCAACGAATCCCTTTCACATCTCCAAGCGCCACATAAAGAGAGAACCTATTGCTCAAATCTTCAATGTAGTCAAGCAGCTGTCGGACCAAAACCCGGTCGTATTGCTTTGCTACCCTTGCCCGTTTCCGCTTTAGTGAACCGAGTTTTTCGGCGATACCAGAAGTGTAAGCTCCGCTGACCCGGTTGAGTTCAAGGTCTCTTTGAAGGTCTGCAACTAGTTGATCGTAGTGGGCCATCAAGACTATTTTCTCCTTCTGTACAAAGTACCGTGTTTCAGACACCTTGTGTTCAGTAAGAAGAGTGGCACATGCAGATTTCTTGAGACCAAGATCTATTCCCAAGACAGCTGAGGGTAAACCTTCGGGGTCATATGTCTCCTCAATCTCCAATCGAACAGCTACCGCAGCCCACCATTTGGAATACCTATCTTGAAAGATTTGCACTGCTTTGGGCGTGCCAGATTCCAGCTGGTTAAGATGAAAGGGGGAAGTCTTCAAAGGTATCAGTAGCCGGTCATGAATTGTCCGGCCCTCTTGCACGGAATCCAATGAATCCCGCAAGTCCAGCCACCAATTCGCCACACTGGTCTCCTGTTCGACAAGCTTAGCCCGGTAGGGCATGAAAACCCATCGTGGGATTCTCTTCTCAGTACTGACCTTTGCGGGACGGGAAGCCAGTCTGCCCTTCTTCTCTCTGAGCACAAGATAGCTATTGTAGTGTGCTACTGCTGTTTGCCTACACTCTGCAAGCTCTGTAACCGAAATCATGGGGAACCGTTTCTTGAAATCATGGGGAACCCATTCCCTCTTCTCAGTACCCTCTTTCACCTTGAGAGCTGTGAGGGTCAGCTCGTTGAGTTTAGTATCATCTATTCGTTGTTTGGTCTTGCCCCAGAGCAGATCCGCCTCATGGCGTTCAATAATGCCAAGATACGCCCGAATAACTCGGTTATCACGTCCCACTATATGATCCAATCTCTTCCGCTTTCGAGCTGTCATGTCCCCCCAATTGATGGGAATCTTGACAGTGATTGTAGCGGTTTGGGACTTGACCATTGCGCATCGCCTTCAATATATAAACTTCCGACCTGTCTCGGTGTTCAACTCACTCAGGTAGTTGTTTGAGACAGGCCGTTTTGAACTCATACAGGAAAGAGTAGTAATCTTAATATATAAACTTATTAACACTAATTATTAACTATTTCATAAATTGTCTCTAGACGGCGAATTTTTAAGCTAGAGCAGTAATAATGAAAGGGAAATACCCGCGCTTTTCGTTGGAACGGAGAGGGCTTGAGAGACGGCGTTTAACGTGTATCCTGATAATCCAGCCAAGGTAATCGCAAAAGCTGAATTAGTTGGCCTCAGAGCTCTGGTGGATTTGCTCAGGGATCGGGTCAACAAGGACACCAGAAGAATCCACACGCGGGCACTAAGCAAATTGAGGGGAGCAATGGACGAGTGGAGAGCGAGCAAGCAGAAAGGAAACCCAAATTTCGTCTCAGTTACCAAACAAGAAAAGTACCTACGTTTTGATGAGCTTGACTTCATATGGCAGAGCACAGCTAGATATGGAAACACCGAAAACAAACGGAGAAGAAGCGAGAAAGACGGGCCGGTTGGGTATCTCAACAAGCTCCTGAACATACACGGTGCCATTCTACGAGATTATGCAGTTTGTCTGTATCCCATGCCCACACCGGAGGAGATTGGCCAAAGAGGTACTGTGCCAATCTGGGGATATGAAGGAACCCCCAAGCTTGGTTCGGTTGAGACAGCCCATGGTCCTACTCTCCCAGAGCTCGATTTCATTGATATGATACGCTCTCACGGTAGACATCTTTGCGCCAAGGCCTTCATTTCCAGAGTCGAACCCAAGGAGTTCAGCAAGTATGCATTACTCCAAGTAAGAAAATTGTCAACGTTCTTGGATTATGTTTATACTGGAGGAGATGCAGGTCATTGGGGATTCAAGCGTCCACGCAATAGGGCGGCCAAGCGCCGCCAGCAGGGATCTCATGCTGATCAAATACTGAGTGAACTGGTGTCAGAGATGGAGGCTCTCTACGATTCGAGAATTCAACCTCCACCCAAACCTTCCTCCACCTATACTCGGCGATCACAAGACCCAGATGTCAGTTTCTTTGAGAATCTTATCGATGAACTGCACGACTCAGAATCAGATGATATAGCAACGGGAGAATACCATCAGATTTGGATAGAGTTCTTGGAGCAACTGCTTACTAAAGAGGGAGGCAATGATGAAGAGGACAAAGAGAAATCCAAAGCAAAACTCACAGATGCAGATGCCTGCAAA from Candidatus Thorarchaeota archaeon harbors:
- a CDS encoding hydrogenase iron-sulfur subunit codes for the protein MTDTETEQNHMTRVAEEPRIGVFICHCGSNIAGTLDIDELEEYAKTLDSVVHVKQNRYTCADPGQKEIREAIKEHKLNKVVVAACSPRMHEPTFRVTVSDAGMNPFNFIMANIREHCSWCHEETEDSLQKAKEIIKMAVVKAALTVPLQKFEVPVTDKAMVIGGGVSGIHAALDLANMGYKTYLVERDESIGGHMAQLDKTFPTLDCSICIEGPKMVEAGRHANIEIISFADVVHVDGYVGNFEVRIQKNPRYVIQDNCTGCGECSDVCPVEYPNAWEQNLGTRKAISVPFPQAVPLVYTINRDHCIECYKCVDVCGERQAIDFEQEPEEIEVEVGTITVATGYHSMYEPVRGGESEAAQEGYYGYGKFENVITALEVERLICAGGPTGGEVIRRSDGKHPHRVGFIQCVGSRDVNKYEYCSNFCCMYTLKNAILINEHEPDTEIFIWYIDMRTPGKGYEDFYTRAREAGFTFIKGRPHKVIEDPETKNLIVRSEDVLLGKEVEVEVDLLILATAGEPSFGTGELGAKLHITRSADGFFMEAHPKLKPLDTAVDGITLSGACQGLKDIPHSVSAGSGAASRAATILSKDTVEIEPIVAVVDPDKCMNVDRNCGICVDKCPYVAITAKDGKAAVINVANCHGCGTCVASCPHDAIEQMHFTDPMIFSQIRAALEDKPEEKILVFACNWCCYGGSDLAGTSRFTYPPNSRIIRVMCSGRVDTDFVAEAFRLGAGAVMVGACHRPTDCHYISGNIIAYERFQRYHKVLERAGISTERFLWKEISAAEGLVFARTMEELNQRLEDIGIDRIKEENEKARNRISAPLKRKGLIPKSEKTEQEE
- a CDS encoding type II toxin-antitoxin system death-on-curing family toxin; translation: MRIHEQSLERYGGESGILCKSDLVDCLEIPVKQYYGFDPYPSIWKKAAALLHCIIDKHPFVDGNKRTGWLTTALFLAFNGHYLMIDIDDAEDMCISIAKGEVEIDTSAAWLRKHAVSDSSEQL
- a CDS encoding transposase, which produces MVKSQTATITVKIPINWGDMTARKRKRLDHIVGRDNRVIRAYLGIIERHEADLLWGKTKQRIDDTKLNELTLTALKVKEGTEKREWVPHDFKKRFPMISVTELAECRQTAVAHYNSYLVLREKKGRLASRPAKVSTEKRIPRWVFMPYRAKLVEQETSVANWWLDLRDSLDSVQEGRTIHDRLLIPLKTSPFHLNQLESGTPKAVQIFQDRYSKWWAAVAVRLEIEETYDPEGLPSAVLGIDLGLKKSACATLLTEHKVSETRYFVQKEKIVLMAHYDQLVADLQRDLELNRVSGAYTSGIAEKLGSLKRKRARVAKQYDRVLVRQLLDYIEDLSNRFSLYVALGDVKGIRWKARKGNYRGPHFRGMIHRWSFARISEMLSHGLLQMGWQTDGRNARFHTVPEAWTSIMCWKCGQKGQRPRQSLFVCSCGFRTNADRNGSLNIARRLITLIPSLTRDENGLGRWVTPERAPAPKAGRKIPSKRKPQLPPNGSAQGQGESAAVRFVQMDLMSFGDNANESDYGPAVARTAETLAAAGKGATRGQQETEAPSEGGTVS